A region from the Tigriopus californicus strain San Diego chromosome 9, Tcal_SD_v2.1, whole genome shotgun sequence genome encodes:
- the LOC131886036 gene encoding chromatin assembly factor 1 subunit A-B-like: MDPEDALKSQGRPETVDLTQAPTSPKPKKLKQMRLPFTRIHTNHASVADHPVAEGVTQPSGTECEKKRKHSSDGEPTPSKKEKLDGANAVEMMDIAHDDKTSPSLKKTPQRIAPTPIGSDAVKCKSPTVKKRITPTPVQNQAQDQVNSPKVRKTPKEAKTKKLTPKETKTKQIPKRIQPTLLTNLKIKSPTTSTSNDWTAATSTEKELKGPVSPSPTTGKNASDTPDGSTPKSCPQEVPCSPSVIEEYKRKIQVAIAKLSVETNELNEAMDQAAADKEFIKAANIKIQVDQITVKKDGWQSAFDEAKDDGGKLGQLLKTIKSPDDANGQLKVTAEPAKDFQTPKRKKAIQVKPPGSGGPSPGSAKKLTPKQEAKKLEIQKKKEEKEQERLEKERLKEEERVKKEEQRLEKERAKEEERLKKEEQRLEKIKAKKEKEEMKERLKREKEEEKKQKELERQQKEDAKQAEILEKQRKEEEKKKHEESEKIRLQKAAQSFSSFFIKKTSLDSPEEKETPKSVVPEHLNLFRVKKDMRLAPVARKRLDPEAKTNLDQLRDRDLAQCELYLKRLGANDYQIGKSGRTWPLGERKKPGNDDDDVEVIDDEDDEDIEDNLLNENDDKSEEDEAAQLAKSKIKAKLLQFDDNLRPAYWGTWSKTSNVVGPRRPFAQDSGLLDYEYDSGDDWEEEEPGESLSDAENDKEDDDDDDGEIADEDEDDGFFVGHGVLDKDEIHNEDDDDEESEDKSDQASAEEGASTSGKCGLSFDEEWEMKKQKLREQEFEREYFSKKKPVKLKPRVFGCMWMDDNQNSLVYEQLMKILQPFKVVSLCPCPIPTMCSSPKPSPSETNTPNSVRNASDTPLTTGKVKRMFPDEAYPDLVRLVHANTNGKFFLAKEFSEFWTRRSNRSTGKAPEKVPASTSTPGTPSVNSGEISKRKILETITEIADYKKLPNPGPMQNRMCWVVKEDVLSKFELESLPIPNDWSYILEQPNKFEGPKSAAKSSSNSASLSTPSKPGNDMAKKSIQSKFFTLVPKKKPTTQPADTVASKPEAEAPMEVVEAIVEENKDAPKSQSNV, from the coding sequence ATGGACCCAGAAGACGCGTTGAAAAGTCAAGGTAGGCCAGAGACGGTGGATTTGACCCAAGCTCCGACATCCCCCAAACCCAAAAAGCTGAAGCAGATGAGGTTGCCTTTCACTCGGATCCACACCAACCACGCTTCTGTGGCCGACCATCCCGTGGCCGAAGGAGTGACCCAGCCATCCGGAACCGAGTGCGAAAAGAAGCGCAAACATTCCTCCGATGGGGAGCCCACGCCTTCCAAGAAGGAAAAGCTGGACGGTGCCAATGCCGTGGAAATGATGGATATTGCTCATGACGACAAAACCTCACCCTCCTTGAAAAAGACTCCCCAGCGAATTGCCCCTACCCCAATTGGCTCTGATGCAGTCAAGTGTAAGTCGCCCACGGTCAAGAAACGAATCACACCCACCCCTGTTCAGAACCAGGCTCAAGACCAAGTGAACTCGCCGAAAGTGAGGAAAACTCCCAAGGAGGCCAAGACTAAAAAACTAACCCCGAAAGAGACCAAGACCAAACAGATCCCTAAGCGAATTCAACCCACTCTTTTAACCAATCTAAAGATCAAGTCTCCCACAACTTCTACCTCAAACGATTGGACGGCAGCCACTTCCACAGAAAAGGAGTTGAAGGGCCCTGTTTCGCCTTCTCCCACGACTGGTAAAAACGCATCTGATACGCCCGATGGCTCCACCCCAAAATCTTGCCCGCAGGAAGTACCTTGCAGTCCATCTGTGATTGAAGAATATAAGCGCAAGATTCAAGTAGCCATAGCCAAACTAAGTGTGGAGACTAACGAGCTTAATGAAGCCATGGATCAAGCTGCGGCCGATAAAGAGTTCATTAAAGCTGCCAATATCAAGATCCAGGTGGACCAAATCACCGTCAAGAAAGACGGCTGGCAGTCTGCTTTTGATGAGGCAAAGGATGATGGAGGGAAGCTAGGCCAACTCTTAAAGACCATCAAGTCGCCAGATGATGCTAATGGCCAACTCAAAGTGACAGCCGAACCTGCCAAAGATTTCCAAACTCCGAAGCGCAAGAAGGCGATTCAAGTCAAACCGCCAGGTTCGGGAGGTCCGAGTCCAGGATCCGCCAAGAAGCTGACCCCAAAGCAAGAAGCTAAGAAGTTGgaaattcaaaagaagaaggaagaaaaagagcaggaacggctggaaaaagaaagattgaaagaggaggagagagtaaagaaagaagaacaacgGTTGGAGAAAGAACGCGCCAAGGAAGAGGAAAGATTGAAGAAGGAAGAACAGAgattggaaaagatcaaagcgaagaaagaaaaagaagaaatgaaggaaCGCCTTAAGcgggaaaaagaggaagagaagaaacaaaaggaattgGAGCGGCAACAGAAGGAGGATGCCAAGCAAGCCGAGATTTTGGAAAAGCAAcggaaagaggaagagaagaagaaacacgAAGAGTCTGAAAAAATCAGACTTCAAAAAGCAGCTCAATCGTTTAGTAGTTTCTTTATCAAGAAGACCTCTCTTGACTCTCccgaagagaaagaaacacCCAAGAGCGTTGTTCCAGAGCATCTCAATTTGTTCCGGGTCAAGAAGGACATGAGGCTGGCTCCCGTTGCCAGGAAACGACTGGATCCGGAAGCCAAGACGAACTTGGACCAACTCCGCGATAGAGATTTGGCCCAATGTGAACTCTATTTGAAACGCCTCGGCGCCAATGACTACCAAATTGGGAAATCTGGAAGAACTTGGCCTTTGGGGGAAAGGAAAAAACCTGGTaacgacgatgatgacgtGGAGGTCATCGACGACGAAGATGACGAAGATATCGAAGACAATCTTCTTAACGAGAACGATGATAAGTCCGAGGAGGACGAAGCCGCTCAATTAGCGAAatccaaaatcaaagccaaattgcTCCAATTCGATGATAACCTCAGACCAGCTTATTGGGGAACATGGTCCAAAACCTCCAACGTCGTGGGGCCGCGACGACCTTTTGCGCAAGATTCAGGTCTACTTGACTACGAGTATGATTCaggggatgattgggaagaagaggaacCTGGAGAGTCACTCTCCGACGCCGAGAATGACAAAgaggacgatgacgacgatgatggaGAAATAGctgatgaggacgaggatgacggCTTCTTCGTAGGTCACGGAGTCCTAGACAAAGATGAAATCCAtaacgaggatgatgatgatgaagagtcGGAGGACAAAAGCGACCAAGCATCAGCTGAAGAAGGCGCTAGCACTTCCGGCAAATGTGGCTTGAGCTTCGATGAAGAGTGGGAAATGAAGAAGCAAAAGCTCCGTGAGCAAGAATTCGAAAGAGAGTACTTCAGCAAGAAGAAGCCCGTCAAACTGAAGCCCAGGGTATTTGGCTGCATGTGGATGGATGACAATCAAAATTCTCTGGTCTACGAGCAACTGATGAAAATCCTCCAACCCTTCAAAGTTGTATCCCTGTGCCCATGTCCCATTCCCACCATGTGTTCGTCGCCTAAGCCATCTCCGTCCGAGACGAATACGCCCAATAGTGTCCGGAACGCCTCCGACACGCCCTTGACCACTGGCAAAGTTAAGCGCATGTTCCCCGATGAGGCCTATCCGGATCTGGTGCGATTAGTCCATGCCAATACGAATGGCAAgttcttcttggccaaagagTTCTCAGAGTTCTGGACTCGTAGAAGTAACCGATCAACTGGCAAGGCTCCGGAGAAAGTCCCAGCCTCGACTAGTACACCTGGTACCCCATCCGTGAATTCTGGTGAGATTTCCAAGAGAAAGATTCTCGAAACCATCACCGAGATTGCTGATTATAAGAAACTCCCCAATCCCGGACCCATGCAAAATCGCATGTGTTGGGTAGTCAAAGAGGACGTACtgagcaaatttgagctcGAGTCCCTACCAATCCCCAACGATTGGTCATACATCCTTGAGCAACCTAACAAATTCGAAGGCCCTAAATCGGCAGCCAAATCGAGCTCAAATAGTGCTTCTTTAAGCACTCCCAGTAAACCTGGTAATGACATGGCGAAGAAATCCATTCAGTCCAAGTTTTTCACACTTGTTCCTAAAAAGAAACCCACGACTCAACCCGCCGATACTGTCGCTTCCAAGCCTGAGGCAGAAGCTCCaatggaggtggtggaggcCATCGTAGAAGAGAACAAGGATGCACCTAAATCTCAATCCAACGTGTAA
- the LOC131886748 gene encoding uncharacterized protein LOC131886748, with protein MKSFALCVLFASMALAFPQAQNPYLSIKVNVGGSGYETDVSKQEVHNKLINAQGVKEEYEPFQDHVPPFLALPAITPYDSRDSPSDSYFKPKPQPYRAEARETYTPYQEAIEEPAAPYPLEEDDADDKQEE; from the exons atgaaatcg TTTGCTCTGTGTGTGCTGTTTGCATCCATGGCCTTGGCCTTTCCACAGGCCCAAAATCCTTATCTCTCCATCAAGGTCAATGTTGGGGGAAGTGGCTATGAGACGGATGTGAGCAAGCAAGAAGTTCACAACAAGTTGATCAATGCCCAAGGAGTAAAGGAGGAATACGAGCCTTTCCAAGACCATGTCCCACCCTTTCTGGCGCTCCCCGCCATCACACCCTATGATTCGAGAGACTCGCCATCCGATTCGTATTTTAAACCTAAGCCTCAGCCTTACCGTGCCGAAGCCCGTGAAACCTACACTCCTTACCAAGAGGCAATTGAGGAGCCAGCCGCTCCATATCCTTTAGAGGAAGATGATGCTGATGACAAGCAAGAGGAATAA
- the LOC131887030 gene encoding tropomodulin-1-like, translated as MSRTLHFGRDVLSAPDVDLEDLLNAMSPSEVNLLVDEMAADPDDKHLPASVRTAYKCNKPPTGPLNRDSLINHINEEGIQAPEKEEVVPFEPGTKRGKVFVPKYDEAQLAAIKRTEEIAEATRLDDEEESALSEATVEDLMTLAEILGSNPQEFIMEAYSDPLKYYEPEPPNTTDPVKSIDQVVKNDKELKDLNLNNIATIDEKMFCELFEGLRTNESLVRLSAANCDVNDFAAATLSLAVEHNTSLRSLNLESNRITPDTLAGLFEALAHNANSVVEVHCSNQAQSNMGYRVEARICKAIRQNYNLLKVGLTFEFPEVRDKIEAHLIANIDRLRKERIKKVGVTKNKEWQPAKLLDQETESENGAADEPES; from the exons ATGTCGAGGACTCTTCATTTTGGGCGTGATGTGCTCTCCGCCCCCGATGTGGACTTGGAAGATCTTTTAAACGCCATGTCACCCTCGGAAGTGAACCTCTTGGTGGACGAAATGGCGGCAGATCCAGATGATAAACATCTTCCAGCCTCGGTCCGAACCGCCTACAAATGCAACAAGCCACCCACGGGTCCCTTGAACCGAGATTCTCTCATCAACCATATCAACGAGGAAGGAATCCAGGCTCCGGAGAAAGAGGAGGTGGTTCCTTTTGAGCCCGGGACCAAGAGGGGCAAAGTGTTTGTTCCCAAATACGATGAAGCTCAATTGGCCGCCATAAAAAGGACCGAAGAGATTGCTGAGGCCACTCGGCtcgatgatgaagaagaatcgGCCCTGTCTGAGGCCACAGTTGAAGATCTGATGACCTTGGCGGAAATCCTGGGATCCAACCCACAGGAGTTCATCATGGAGGCCTACTCAGATCCACTCAAATATTACGAGCCCGAGCCTCCAAATACCACCGACCCCGTGAAATCCATCGATCAAGTGGTCAAAAACGACAAGGAACTAAAAGATCTCAATCTGAACAATATTGCGACTATTGACGAGAAAATGTTTTGTGAACTGTTCGAGGGTCTTAGAACCAACGAGAGTCTCGTGCGTCTTTCAGCCGCTAATTGCGACGTCAATGACTTTGCCGCAGCCACTCTTAGTCTGGCCGTGGAACACAACACATCCTTGAGATCCCTGAACCTCGAGTCCAATCGCATCACTCCCGACACCTTGGCCGGATTGTTCGAGGCATTGGCTCACAACGCCAATAGCGTGGTCGAAGTGCATTGCAGTAACCAGGCCCAATCCAACATGGG GTATCGCGTGGAAGCTCGCATATGCAAGGCCATCCGGCAAAACTACAATTTGCTGAAAGTGGGATTGACCTTCGAATTCCCAGAGGTTCGAGACAAAATCGAAGCCCATTTGATTGCCAACATTGACCGGCTGCGGAAGGAGCGGATCAAAAAAGTGGGCGTAACCAAGAACAAGGAGTGGCAACCGGCCAAACTACTGGATCAAGAGACCGAGTCTGAGAACGGCGCTGCCGACGAACCCGAGTCTTAA